The genomic stretch CAAGTTAGTCCCAAAGTTTGCGAAAGGCAAGCTCAAACGATTGCCCCTTACTTTTATAATTACGTCTTTCAAGAACTGGAATCAATATTGGGAGAAGGAGCAGCAAGAGAGGGTAACTATATTATTGAAACCCAGTTAGATCCAGCAATTCAAGCCCAAGCAGAATCAACACTGCGAAATTCAGTTAGTAACGCCGGTTCCAGCTTGCGGTTTTCTCAAGGGGCGCTTGTTACCTTAGACTCCAAAAGTGGCAGCATTCTAGCAATGGTTGGGGGGACTGATTATAAAAAAAGCCAGTTTAATCGGGCTGTACAAGCACAAAGACAACCAGGTTCCACCTTCAAAATTTTTGCTTACGCTGCTGCTATTGAACAAGGGATATCGCCATCAAGAAGTTATTCTTGCGCTGCTTTACCTTGGCAAGGTTTTACTTACAAACCCTGTCGGTCTGGTGGTGGTGGTAGTTTAGATATGGCCACTGGTTTTGCACTCTCAGAAAACCCCATTGCTTTAAGAATTGCCAGGGAAGTGGGACTAAATAAAGTCGTGGAAATGGCGCAGCGTTTGGGGGTTAAATCCTCTCTTGAACCTGTTCCCGGTTTAGTTCTTGGTCAAAGTGTAGTCAATGTTTTAGAAATGACTGGTGCTTTTGGCGCTATTAGCAATCGTGGTGTGTGGAATCCGCCCCATGCTATTAGCAGAATTTTAGACAGCAGCGATTGTGAGGATCGCAATGATTTAAAGACCTGCCGTGTCATCTACTCCTACGATCAAGATCCAGATGGCAATAAGCGAGTGCTGAAAACAGATGTAGCCAATAAAATGACCAGTATGATGCAGGGGGTAATTTCCAGTGGTACTGGTCGTGGTGCGGCTTTGGGACAGGGACTGGGTGAAGGGGGTAAAACCGGTACAACTGATAAAAACGTTGACCTGTGGTTTATTGGTTTTATTCCCAGTCGGCAACTTGTAACTGGTATTTGGCTAGGAAATGACAATAATTCCCCCACATCTGGTAGCAGCGGCCAAGCTGCCCAATTATGGGGAAATTATATGCGGAAAATCACAAAGTGATTGGTAATGGGTAATGGGTAATTGGTAATTGGTAATGGGTAATTGGTAATGGGTAATTGGTAATTGGTAATTGGTAATTGGTAATTGGTAATTGGGTTATTAACCTCCCCCTGCACCCTGCACCCCTGCACCCCTGCACCCCTGCTTATTCACTGTCCCCAGTCACCAGTCCCCAGTCCCCATTTACCTGTATCCCTGCCACGGAGTGACTTCCAGAGTACCGTTAGCTTTAAATACTACTTGGTAATGGGCAAGAGGTTCTTTGTTGTTGGGAGCCGCTAAGTTTGAGCCGTACTCAGATTGGAACATCTGTGGTAAAGGTGTTTCCCGAAAATAGTCAAAAGCGACTTGGTTAAGTGGTTCATAGTCAGCAATGACACCAATTTTGTTTACCGCTACCCGATATTTCAATTCTTTGTTAAACGTGGGTGTAACGCTCCAATTTTGGCGAATTGTATTGTAGAGCTTTTGGTTTAAGTCTTTGACTGTACTGGAGTCAGTGATTTTGTCGCCGATTACATCTGGTTTTCTGGTATATCCCAGCCAAGGGCTGACTTCCAGCACACCCTGTCTAGTAAAGACTACTCGAAATTGAGCCATCGGTTCGTTGCTAATGCTGCGGTTGGCAGGATTGTATAGCAGCTTCGGCAGTGGAATTTTTTCTATTTCGTCATTAGCCTTTTGGTTGACGGCTTTATAACCAATGATGCTACCATCAGCAGCTACACCCAAGCGATAGACTAAATCTTCTGTAATTTCAGTACGATTATTCCAAACTGGATGAATTTGGTTATAAACTTGGCGATTTAATGCCCGTAGCTGGGAGGGATCAGTAATTTCTGGAACTGTATTTAGAACTGCTTCTAAATCTTTGATAATCGGTGTAGGTGAGTCTGTGGGTGATGTAGTTGGTGTAGGTGAGTTTGTGGGTGATGTAGTTGGTGTAGGTGAGTCTGTGGGTGATGTAGTTGGTGTAGGTGAGGCTGTTGGTATTGCTGTGCTAGTTTGTTCCTCCTGCTTAGGTTCCGGTGGACGTACCTGGGGAGGAGGAATTAAGCTAAAGGCCACCGCTGCTACTACCAAACTTGATACTCCTACGGCTGCTGGTACAGCTTGTTTCAATAAAGCTTGACTAGTACCACCATAGCGTCTGGTGACAGGTTGTAGTTCCAGAGTTAATTCTGGTAAGGTTTGGGTATCAGCAAAAAACTGATCTACGGACTCGACTAAATCAAACAACTGCACTGTATTCAAATCAATTTGAATAGGTGGCTGTTTAACTTGGTTTGATGAAGATTCCAAACCGTCAGCGGTAATATCTGAATGCACAATCAACCTATGTCTGTTGCTTTCAATTTTTTGTAACTCTACTAACTCTGAGTCACCGTTGTGTGCTTGGGGGTTGGGTACATTACTTAAAAATTCTTGAGCATAGGCACTTACTGCCCTCACCAAGCTCTCAAAAAATTCCCGCCCTCCGGTTATAGGCTGACTATAACTAGATAAATAGCATTCTGCATTCACCAATATCGATAATTCTGGACGCAGGTCTTGAAATTGGGTTGAGGGGGCAACATCACTTAACCCCTCTAAGAGCAGCGTGCAATTAGGTAAACTGTACTTACGTTGAATATTCATTCCACTTCACCGTCAAAAAGAGAAATCCAAAAACGCTGCATTCCAGCTGTACCTGTGCAGAATAGTAATTTTGCTAATAAATCTATAGCCAGTTCATCTAATTTTTCGTCTGAGTTTAATGTTAGTAAAACAGAACGTCTGGCATTCATCCGGCTTTTAAAATGTGCTCTAAACCTCTCCAGGTAATTAGCCAGACGTAAATTTTGCTCTAGTGGAATCTGCTTTTCAGACAATTGCTGATATATCATTAATAGCTGGCGGATGACAACTGTTAACCGCCGCGCTATGTAGCAGGCAATAACTACTAAAGCTTTTGCTTCCATGATGGTTAAGGGACGACGGCTGTGCGCTCGTCGTAAGGGGTTAGAAGCACGCATTCGCCATAAATTGACCCGATTCTTAATAATTCCTGTCAGGTCTAACTCTTGAGCAAAAGCGAGGATAGCTTCAGAACCACCTAGTTCTAAGGCTTCAATTGCCAGTAACATCAGGTCTATTTCCAATGTGGTTCTGCGGGGGCATCCCTTGGGACCGATCGCTGGATCTGGTAATGTATCCAGAATCATCGGCATGGCCTCAGGAGTTGGACTATTTGGTGACGTTACGCTTGCGGAGACATTCATTCTCTAAAATACCTTGTGCTATTCCAACAAACTGAGTGAAATGAGTAAAACAAAATTTAAGATAGATAGCCAAACCAGAACGCAGGCTTGTGGTTATGGCATAAGCATCCCAATATATACAATACTTACTCTTGTTATACCAAGATTTCCGTATACTGTATTGAAACTCTTAAAGCATCAGTTCACCTACCTACTTAACTACGTTAACGGTACAAATACATCTCTAGCTTGGGTTAAATTCTCAGTTATTGTCAATGATTGACGAAACTCAGAGCAATAATCTCCAGGAGATGACATTATAGTGTACGATTTTTCATGGAATTGGGGACTGGCGATTGGGGAGATATGAATTCAAAATTCAAAATTCATAATTCATAATCCAAAGACTCCTGCTGATTCCCAAACCCCAAACCGCTCACCTCTATTCCCTCTGACTACTGACAAATATGGATTTAAAATCTCTGATTCGTGACATACCGGATTTTCCTAAGCCTGGAATTTTATTTCGGGATATTACCACCCTACTGCGTGATCCTGAAGGTTTGCGCTATACTATTGACTTTTTAGCACAAAAATGTATTGAATTGGAAATTCAAGCTGATTGTGTTGTGGGAATGGAATCACGGGGGTTCATTTTTGGCGCACCTCTGGCTTATAAATTAGGATCTGGTT from Anabaena sphaerica FACHB-251 encodes the following:
- a CDS encoding DUF4335 domain-containing protein, giving the protein MNIQRKYSLPNCTLLLEGLSDVAPSTQFQDLRPELSILVNAECYLSSYSQPITGGREFFESLVRAVSAYAQEFLSNVPNPQAHNGDSELVELQKIESNRHRLIVHSDITADGLESSSNQVKQPPIQIDLNTVQLFDLVESVDQFFADTQTLPELTLELQPVTRRYGGTSQALLKQAVPAAVGVSSLVVAAVAFSLIPPPQVRPPEPKQEEQTSTAIPTASPTPTTSPTDSPTPTTSPTNSPTPTTSPTDSPTPIIKDLEAVLNTVPEITDPSQLRALNRQVYNQIHPVWNNRTEITEDLVYRLGVAADGSIIGYKAVNQKANDEIEKIPLPKLLYNPANRSISNEPMAQFRVVFTRQGVLEVSPWLGYTRKPDVIGDKITDSSTVKDLNQKLYNTIRQNWSVTPTFNKELKYRVAVNKIGVIADYEPLNQVAFDYFRETPLPQMFQSEYGSNLAAPNNKEPLAHYQVVFKANGTLEVTPWQGYR
- a CDS encoding DUF3038 domain-containing protein, translating into MNVSASVTSPNSPTPEAMPMILDTLPDPAIGPKGCPRRTTLEIDLMLLAIEALELGGSEAILAFAQELDLTGIIKNRVNLWRMRASNPLRRAHSRRPLTIMEAKALVVIACYIARRLTVVIRQLLMIYQQLSEKQIPLEQNLRLANYLERFRAHFKSRMNARRSVLLTLNSDEKLDELAIDLLAKLLFCTGTAGMQRFWISLFDGEVE